The genomic interval TAACAATGCCACTTGAAAAACCTGCTGGATCTAAGACTCTAACAAAAGATGTAGTAATCTCCTATCAGCAAAACTGGCCAACGATTCATTGGAGATCTTTGAAAACAAGTTATGCTGCAGCTCCATTTTTCGAGCATTACGCATCCGATATAGAACAATTGCTTTTCAAAAAATTCAAATTCTTAGTTGATTTGAATTTGGAAATAAATGCATTCATCCAGGATGCTTTTCAGTTTTCGGTTGAATCTACCCTTACCGAAACTTACGAAACTTCTTATTCTACAGATTATCGAGAATCGAACTACGAAACCTTAGCAATGATCGGAACATACAATCAAGTGCTTTTCACACAAAAACAATTTGTTCCCGAAGTTTCTATTCTAGATTTGCTATTTTGCGAAGGTCCAATTGGTAGAAAGCTGATTCTTTAAATGCATTCCGTAAATAACTAAATAGCTGTAAATCAACACGTTTTATTTTGTTGTAATTTTTTATCGGTATTTTTTTACATAAAATTATGTCTATCAGATTTCTTATTGTATATTTGAACTGATTTAGGTGGTTAGGTTAGGTTGATTAGTGAATGGAGTTAGGACGCCCGTCTTGACTCCATTTACGCTTTTAAGGCTTTACCACTTCTACCATCGTTCCCTGATTCAATTTTTGCGTCTTATATTGAACGGGTAATCTTTCCCGATACAAGTATTTTTTCTGAGTAGTTTCAAAAGGACGATAAATGTAATAGACACTATTCGACTTAATTTGAATGTTCTCTGGATACTTAAAATGCAATTCAATCGGTTGACTCAATTTTCCAGTTGAAGTATTGAAATGTCTTAATTGAGCTTTTCCTGCCACTTCATAATAGATGTAAATCTCCCCCGTTTCATAATCTTGAATCAAACGTTTTTTCCACCCATTTTCTTTCGGTTGTAGGTGATAGTAAATAGGAACACTATCCAATAAATCTCCTTTATAAGAATACTTGAACAATAAATTCTTGTAATGATCAAACAAAAACACCGAATCGTTTCGAGCAAAAATCGGAGCGTATAGTTGTTTGTAATAGATCGATCCTGTAAAATGATACATTCCTACCCAAATCTCTTTATCAATCCCCGTTTCATTCTCTTTATCCATTGCCCATAATTTAGTTCGTACATCCACATACTTAAACTCAGAGCGGTACAATTCCATCATTAAATCATCTTGAACCTTTGCAATTTTTTTGTATGTTGAATCAACTACGTCGTAGGTGAAATAATCAAACGCAGGGAAATTGGGATTGAAATTGGAAAAATAGAACTTCGTATATGCAGAATCTACAATTGGAGCAATGTAAGCCATGTAATAATCCTTCTCAATTTGAGCGATTTCAATTCTACGTTCTGTTTCAACGATTCCATAGATTTTTTTATCCGTAACTACATGAGGATTTCCCCTATAATCGCGAATCAATTCTTTTGCTTGTTCTGGGAGAGAGATTTCACCCAAAGATTTAAACCCATCATACAAAAGCAATTCAGTGCCTTTCTTTAAGTTTTTAGGATAAGTTAATAGGACTAAATGATCGTTTGGAAGGAATTCAAAATCGGAAACAGAAACTCTGGAAGATTCAAAAATAGTATCTGGTGATCCTGGTGGCTTAATAACCACTTCTTCAATCAATCTTTCTTTGCTGTAATACATCCTTACTTGAATGGTAAGCGTATCTGTGGATTTTCCAGAGAATACTTTTGTAGGAATCTTTTCAATGGAGTTAAACGCGATATGTTCCAATTCAAAGGTCGTTGCTTTACTTGTTGAAACAGTAAAATAACTTACTCCTTTGAGCGAAGTATATACTGAAGTAACGAGTGAATCTCCTTGAAATTGCCGAATAAAAACCCGAGAAATCGGATCGGAATTACTTCTATCCTTCGCTATAATACGAATGGTTGTTGTTTGAGCGAATGCCGTAATCAGATAAAAATGAATACAAATTAGTGTAAGAATTGGTTTCATGGCTCATCGTTTCTTTAGAGATGCATTTGATGTCAAATTTCCATAAAAAAAAATAGTGGGAGCACGATTAATCGCACCCCCACAGTATTCTTTTTGTTTAAAAATTATATTTTAGAAAGCCAACCAAAGGTATCTTCCACTTTACCAGATTTAATATCATCTAAATAAGCGTGAACTTTCAATGAAAAAGTTCTCGTTTCAATTGCTGGAAGAATTAAATCTTCTTCTCTGTATCCAATTTTTGCGATATGTGCAATTGTTGCAGCGGTACCAGCTCCAAAAGCCTCTGTCAATCTACCTTCACGGTGTGCTTGAACAACTTCAGCAACAGAAACCTGACGCTCTTCTACAGGCATTCCCCACATTTTAGCCACTTCAACTACTGAACGTTTTGTAATACCACGCAAAATAGTATCTGTTTCTTCAGAAGGAGTAATTAACACTCCGTCAATCACAAACATCACATTCATTGTACCTGATTCTTCAATGTACTCGTGTGTTTTTCCGTCTGTCCAAACCAACTGATGGTATCCCTTTTGTTGACCTAACCTTGCAGGATACAAAGCAGCAGCATAATTACCAGCTGTTTTTGCTCTTCCTACTCCACCAACAGATGCTCTTGTATAGAATTCTTCAATTTTCACATTCACTGGCTCATTGTAGTAAGCTCCAACAGGGCATGCGAAAATCACGAATCGATACGTGTCAGAAGGTTTGATTCCGATATACTCATCCGTTCCAAACAAAAAAGGTCTCAAATACAACGAGAATCCTTCTTTCGTAGGAATCCAATCACTTTCTATTTCAACGAATTTACGAGTCAATTCAACAAAAACTTTTTCAGGAATTACTGGCATACACATACGTGCACAAGATTCCTCAAAGCGTTTGGCATTCATATCTGGTCGGAAAATTGCGATTTCCCCACCATCCATTCTGTAGGCTTTTAAGCCCTCAAAAATAGATTGCCCATAATGAATAACTGAAGTTGCAGGATGCATGGAAAGAGGTCCAAAAGGCATAATCTCAGGATCTTGCCAAGCTCCGTCTTTGTAATCCATAATTAGCATGTGATCTGAAAAAACTTTACCAAATGGCAAGTTGTCCCAATCAACAGCACTTAATTTTGACTCTTGGGTACGAGTAACTTTAATGGTGTCTTGTAATATCATAACGACTAATAGATACGCGAATATACCTAAATAAGTTGACGATTCCATGAACATTTGGGAAGTAATTCCAATATTTGTACCAACAAGTATTTTTAATGGATTCAAATAAATGCTAAGATATTGTACACTTTTACAGAACAGATTTTTAAGAAACGTAAAGCTTCTAATCATTCTTCTTTTGCTCATTTCTTCGAGAACAATTCATGGGCAAACACATTCATTTAGTGGGACAATTGGGAAATACCCCATCTATTTACAACTTTCATTCAAGGGGGCTCACGTTGATGGGTACTACTTTTACAAGAATAAATTGATTGATATTTCATTAACTGGTACAACTAAAGATGGACTAATTACCATGAATTCTTCCAAAGATTTTGAAGAGGACGAATCAAATAGAGAAATTTTCAAATTCAAATGGCCTAGTAAAACTATTGAAGGGAGTTGGACTAAAAACGGAAAATCCTTAACTCTCAAACTCTATCAATTATCTCCTAAAGAAACAAGTAATCCAAAATGTTTGAACACTCATTTAGTGAATTCATTTGGGAAATTAAGTGAATTAACAAAAGTGAAAATTGGACTTTTCAAATTGAAGGAGATTGATTCAATTCAAGTGATTAACGGAATAAAGATTCGCTACTTTGAAGAGATTCTTACAGGAATTCAACTTTTTAGAATTGATTCAGGAATGACAGAAAGCAAACAAAAAGATGCTAATCTTTTTTTAGAATCGCTACAAATAGCTGAATTTTTAGATGGCTTAGATTGTGCTTCTTACTCAAGTTATGGAATGGATTATGATTACACATTTTATGACATTAATCTTTCAACTGATTTTATTTCCTATGCTGTATTTACAAGTTATTATTGTGGTGGGGCTCATCCCAGTGAAGCTAATTATGGCATCAACTACAATTTGAATTCTAAAAAGAAAATAAAAGTCACTGATTACCTCAATCCAAATCAAGAAGCCGATTTCAATAAGCGTATTTATACATACTTAGCGAAAATTGAACCTTCCTATTTTGATGAAAATAATCAATTGGATGAAATGGGAATGGAATGTCAATATTTCAAAAAAGAACTTTGGACTACTGAATGTGAATTCGTTTTTACAGCTAAAGGGATCAAATTGCTACCAAGCTTTTCACATTACAATGCACCATGTATGGACCCTCAATGGGCTGTCATTCCCTATTCTGAAGTGAAAGATCTAATAAAACCTGAATACTGGAAAGCATTAAATGGATGGAAACCTTAATTTTGTAATCAATGAAAGACCAAAACATCTTTCAGAGTATGACGTAATATTGCGGAATTACGTCACGAGGAAATCATCGCTTTAAGCAAAATATATGTCAAAAAAGAGTCAAGAAATTCTTTCTAAATATTGGGGTTATTCGGAGTTTCGTCCTATGCAGGAAGAAATTATCGAAGCTTCCATCTATGGAAAAGATGTCATTGCTCTCTTACCAACTGGAGGCGGAAAGTCTATTTGCTTTCAGGTTCCAGGAATTGCTCGTGAAGGAATTACCATTGTTGTTTCGCCCCTAATTGCATTGATGGAGGACCAAGTGAATCAATTGCAAAAAAGAGGAATTCGAGCAAAGGCATTAACCAGCGGACTTTCCTTTCGAGAAATTGACATTTTACTAGACAATGCCAAATTTGGAGGGATTGACTTTCTATACATTTCTCCAGAGCGCATTCAAACACGCTTATTTCAGGAACGCGTTAAACAAATGGAAATCGCCTTGTTTGTAGTCGATGAGGCACATTGTATTTCTGAGTGGGGACATGATTTTCGACCTGCTTACATGGAGATTTCAAAACTTCGTGAATATCATCCAGAAGTGCCAATTATTGCCGTTACTGCAACTGCTACACCCAAGGTAAAGGAAGATATTGCGAGTCATTTGAAATTGAAGAATCCAGAAATTTTTGAGGCTTCCTTTGAACGCACCAACGTTAGTTATGAGGTTTATCCTGTTTCCAACAAGTTAGATGCCATTGCAAAATGGATTCTCAAAAACCCCAATGATGTAGGGATTATCTATTGTCAAACTCGCAAAAGCGTGAAAGATGTGATGATTTATTTGCAAGCTCTGAAAATCAAAGCAAATATGTATCATGGTGGAATGAATGGCAAAGAGCGAAGTTTGGCATTAACGAACTGGCTTAGCGAACACACGCCCATCATGGTTGCAACAAACGCATTCGGTATGGGAATTGACAAACCTAATGTCCGATTTGTCTCTCACTACGAAATACCCAATAATCCGGAATCGTATTTTCAAGAAGCAGGTAGAGCTGGTAGAGATGGTAATGAATCTCGTACGTTTGCATTTGTCGAACCTGTAGATTTGAATGAAATTGCAGTTCGAGTGATGGCACAATTCCCAAGTCCTGATAAAATCCGATTGATTTACAGGGCTTTGTGTAATTATTTGAAAGTTGCTATTGGCTCTGGTGAACACGAATCATACATCTTGCTCTTCAAGGATTTCGTGAAAAAGTTTAATTTGAACATGGCAGAAGTTTATCCAGCTTTCAGATTACTGGAAATGAACGGAAGTATTCTCTTTTCTGAACAAGGATTGAAAGGTTCACGGATTAAAATCAGCATTGACAATACACACTTGTACGGTTTTCAATTGAAGAACCCAGTACTCGATCCATTGATAACTTGGATTTCTAGAAATCACAGTGAAGTGTTTGATTCATTCTGTGAAATTGATGAAGAGGAAGCTTGCAAACGCCTAAAGATTTCAAATCAAGAATTGGAAAGGCAATTGAAATATTTGGAAGAACACGGAATCATCGATATTACTTGGCGAACAGACTTACCTATGATTACGTTTCTACACGAAAGACTTCCAGATGATTACATTGAATTGAAACCAGAAGTCTATCATTTTAGAAAAGAACGTGCTTTGGAACGAATGAACGTGATGAAAGCCTACATTGAAGGAAGACATTGCAGACCTCAATTCATCATTGCATATTTTGGACAAACAAGTATTCCTTGTGGCAAATGTGACTATTGCTTGGAACAGCGTTTATTGGAAAAACACCCCCGATTGGAATTGGAACTCATTGAACTTTTGGAGCAAAAACCAATGACTTTAGCAGAAATCGTGAGTCAATTTGACGCATCCTTTGCTACCAAAATAAAATCCATTCTGAAAGAGCTGATCAATCAAGAACGAGTAACTTTCAGTGAGATGTATTTCTCGCTCCCCCAGTAACAGTTCGTTTCAAATCGATGATTTCTCGCTGCAAATCCTGAATACTTCGCGTCAATTGTGAATCATCGATACGCATTTCGGGTAAACTCGGAGAAATGTAATTGACAAATTTCCACATCTCCACAATCTCATTCACATTGACATAGTAAGGTAAATACAAGGGATTCGTTGAGCACAATTCAAAAGACTGTTGAGTCTCAATGAAGTTGTTGACAATTTTAAAAACAATTCCATCATCTTTAGTAACTACAATACAAGGCGTTCCATTGCGAACACTTCCCCAATTTTGAATATACTCAGCAACAACGAAAGAACCTTCATCCACTGGAGGCATAGAATCGCCAACTATTGGGAAAGAGCGGTATTTTCTATTTTTAGATAAAAATGGTAAACTAAACGTTGGTAGAACTTTCAAATAATCAGGATCGGCATAACCCGTTGTGTAGCCTGCTCTCGCCTGCTGAGGAATTAATTCAATCATTTCATTATCATCCGCATCAACTAAAGAAGTTAAAACACGTAAATTATTCCCATTGATATCAGCATACAATCCAGAAGAAATCGTTGTCCAATCGCTATCTGTAAACGTAGAAAAATCCTTGGTCAATAAAGCATCAATCGGTACTCCGTAATAACTGCTAAGTGCAATTAAGGTATCAATACCAGGTTCTGCAATTTGATTCTCATAACCCGAATAACTACTTCGTGTTAATCCTAAATCAGCAGCCACTTCTTCCTGCGACTTTTTCTTGCTTTTTCGAACGAGTTTTAGATTGTTCCCTAATTTCATACTGACCAATTTTTAGTCAAATATATGATTATTTTTTAATCTTTAGGGATTTAAATGAAAATTTTACACTTTCAAAGAGGAACAAAAGTCAATTCATTCCTTCTTCTTTTGATGCATCTTTTGAAGAAATCGATGCACTTCAAACGTAATTGGCCTGCCGATTACCTCGGAATATACTTTTACAAATTTCGCTCCTAGGAAGATGATTTGAGAAGAATAATACATCCAAGCCAAGAAAATCAGTAAAGTTCCTGCAATTCCCATTTGACTTCCAAAAAAGTACTTCGTCAAGTAAAATTTCAACCCAATTTGTCCAACATATAGCAGACAAGAAGTTAGTAATCCCCCCGATAAAGCCAATTTCCAAAGCACTTTTCCGTCATGAAGATATTTATAAACGATTGAAAATAAGATTGTATTAATTCCAATTGCAACCAAATGCTCAATCAAATTCATAATCCACTTTTGCTGTAAATGCAATGATTCATACAACTCGCCACTAATCGACATGAAAATAGTTTCCCCTGTATAAAGGAGTACAATCGATATTCCAAATACAGCCAACATAAAAACAGATCCCAATTTGATGAGAATGGTATACAAAATCTGAGTTTTTCGATCGTCAATTTTAACATGAATATCATAGAACTCATTGATACTCATTCGGAGGGAAGAAATCAAAGCAGAGCTTGAAAACATCAACGCAATGATTCCGACAATATTGAGGATTACGCTGCTTTTTTCGAAATGAACTTCCGATAAAAAGTCGAGAATTCCAGAACTGTCTTTCATTCCAACTTGTTCTTCCAGCAACGTTTTTATGAGCTTCAGAATAGCTTCTTGTCCCATGATTGAGCCAAAACTAATTACCGCCAAATAAATGATTGGAATAATCGCGAAAACTGCATAATAAGCCAATGCAGCCCCATGAAAAAAGGATTTCTCCCCAAAAAACTCTACAAAAGTTGTTTTAAAAAGTTGCAGAACTTCCTTCCAACTAAGCTTTGGTACTTTTCTTTTTGAGTCCAATTCGTTTTATTTTTTTGAGTGACTTATTTGCATATAAAACCAATGTTTCTCCATTGTTTGTGCGGAAAAATGATTTCCAATATGCTCCAAAAAAAACAGCATCCATAAATTCAACTTCGATTCCACCCTTTTCTACTGCTTTATATTCGCAAGGTCGAAATAAAATTTTAGTTTTTCCTTCCTTCACTTCATTTAATTCACCGAAATATGCTCCTTCATTGAAACTTGTTGGATTAAAATAAAATTCGTGAGGTGAATCTACACGTGTTAATTTTCCTTTATCTAGAAAACCAATCTTCGAACACCACTGCATTACCTCTGCCCCTTCATGAGAAACTAAAATACAAAGTGTATTACGGATTTCGATGAGTTGTTTGATGTAGGCGCCAATTTTCAAGCGTAAATGAGCATCAAGATGAGAAAACGGTTCGTCTAAAAGTAATACTTCAGATTCCATAGCCAATGCTCTAGCAATTGCCAATCGTTGTTGTTCGCCACCAGATATAAAACGAGCTTGCTGATCTTCAATATGAGTCAATTCAACCAAATCGAGTAATTCATAGCAAAATTGAAGTCGCGCTTTTTCTGGCAAATGCAGTATTTTCAGGAGTACATTCTCTTTCACTGTATGGAATAAATCCAAACTGAAATTTTGATTCACCAGTTGAATTTCTTCGTGACCAGGAACCAATTTCTGACTGGGACCTTTCACCTGTGTTCCATTCCATGAAACAGAACCTTTCGTTGCATCTAACAAACCTGCAACTATTTTTAAAAAAGTAGATTTACCCCCTCCACTTGAACCAACAATTCCAAATACTTCACCAGGTTTTAACTCCAATGAAATTCCTTTTAATACTTGGTGCTCTTTGCTGTAAGAAAAATAAAGCGTATCGAGTGAAAGCATTAACTTCTCAATTCCTTTGGAAAAGAACTTAAAACGATATACACTCCTGGAATTGGATTTTCAACTACTTCATTATCATTCAAGTAAACTTTCAACTTTTGATGATCGTGATCAATTGTGTATTCATCCAAACATTTCTCCGAGAAAACAATCCGTGTTTCATCTTCTCCATGAAATACAAATTGAATCACATCTTCAATTTCATATTGAAAAGGAACTCCTTCTTCAAATTCACCTGCAAGAATAAACGATTCTTCACGTACAATTTCCAAGACATCTGTTGAATCCGTTAAACGAAACTCATCTTCCCATTCGTAACGAACATTTTCTAGAGAATCTTTTCCTTCATGCTTCTCTTGAGCATATTCTTCCGAAAAAGAGTTGTTTTTTAAAAACACTTGAATTGAATAAGACATTTTTCTTTTTATAAGATAGATTACAAAGATAATTTAAATTGAATTCTAAATGTCGAATTATATACAGATCCGAATTCCGAACAGTGAGCTTATCAAACACAAACAAACTTTTCAATTCGGAATTCGGAATTCATCATTCGTAATTAACCAAATCACCTCCGTACTAACGTTTGTCGTGATCTAGTCTTCAAAAGCTGCGCTTTTTCTTATCTTTGCACAAAATTTCATCTTATGTACGCCAGCGTTCAATTACTTCCACACAAAACCCAATCTATGGAAAGAAAACATCCGTGGATTTTTTCGGGTGCTTTGAAAGAAATGCCCAAAACAGTTGAGGACGGAGAAGTTGTGGTTGTATTTGACTCACGCAACAATGAAATTGCGAAGGGTCATTTTCAACATGGATCTATTGCTGTAAGAATCCTAACCTTTAAAAACGAATTAATCGATCAGGATTTTTTCAATATGCGTATTTCAAATGCTGTTGAGTTGCGAAAAAAGCTACACTTATTCCGAGAAGATAATTCGATTTGCAGATTGGTTCACGGTGAAGGAGATGAAATGCCAGGGTTGGTTATCGATTATTACGGTGGCGTAGCAGTTATTCAATGCCACAGTTTGGGTATGTATTTGCAAATTGATTTAATCAAAAACGCATTAATTCATGCTTTAGGAGATGATTTAATTGCTGTTTACAATAAATCGAAGGAAACACTTCCAGGAAGAATTCCAGTTGAAGACGGGTATTTATTTGGAGCGTGTGACACGCCCCACATCGCCTTAGAAAATGGTGTGAAATATCAACTTGATTGGATTACCGGGCAAAAAACTGGTTTCTTTATTGATCAACGTGAAAACAGAGCCTTATTGGCTAAATATGCGGAAGGAGCGAAAATTTTAAATACGTTTTGTTATTCTGGCGGATTCAGTTTAGCAGCTTTGAAAGAAGGTGCGCGAGAAGTTCATTCCTTGGATAGCTCCAAAAAAGCAATCGAACTAACGGATGCAAATATTGAATTGAACAACTTCAAAAATCACCAATCCATTGTAGCTGATGCGATGAATTTCATTCGTGAAACAGGTGAAGAATACGATATCGTGATTTTAGATCCGCCTGCTTTTGCAAAACACCGCGACAAAAGACATCAAGCTGTTCAAGGATACAAGCGTTTGAATGCGATGGCTATCCAGCACATTCGTCCAGGCGGTTTGTTGATGACTTACAGTTGTTCGCAAGTTGTCGATAAACAATTATTTACCAATACAATTATTGCTGCAGCTATTGAGTCTGGAAGAACTGTAAAGATTCTAGAACAATTGCACCAACCAGCAGATCATCCTATTAACGCGTTTCATCCGGAAGGAGAATACTTAAAAGGATTGCTTTTACAGATTATTTAATGTTAGACATACGTTACAGCAGCATTCTAAAAATGGCATTGCCTATGATGCTGAGCGGATTCATTCAGTCTGTTATTTCCATTACTGATGCCGCTTTTTTAAGTCGATACAGCACACTTGCTTACGATGCTTCAGGAAGCGCGGGACTTTGGTACATCACACTTTACATGGTTTTCATGGGGCTTGGTGATGGTGCTCAAATTGCAATGGCTCAAAAAGTAGGAGAAAAAAACTCGAAAGGATTCGTTGCCGTTTTTCAATCTAACTTTATCATTTTAGTAATTGCTGCCGCATTATTGACGCTACTCGTTCAGCTATGTATGCCAACACTCATGGGATACATGGTTACCAATCACGAATTGGCTCATGCAGAACAATCTTTTCTTGAAATACGCAGCTATTCATTCTGGGCAGCCACCATTACAATTAGTATTCAAGCATCCTACTTAGCCGTAGGAAAAACATCTTTAGTTCTTGTCGCTTCTTTAATTGCCGCAATCTCAAACATTATTTTGGATTATTTCTTGATTTTTGGCATTGGTCCATTTCCAAGATTGGGATTAGAAGGCGCTGCAATTGCATCGACAACAGCCGAGTTTTTAGCGATGTTATTTCTGTTATCTACTTTGATTGGAGGAAGATTAAAGAACGAATATCCTATTTGGAAAGAGCGTTTAATTAGTAAGTTTCAATTGAAAGAAAATTTAAAAATTGGAGTCCCTCTCCTATTCCAAGGAATGGTGGCCCTTTCTATCTGGACAATCTTTTTCATTTGGATTGAACAAATGGGTGGAGACAATTTAACTGTTTCACTGAATATTAGATATGTCTATTTTCTAGCTTTCATACCCATTTGGGGATTTGCAGCAGCTACAAAAACATACATAGCTCAATATTTTGGCGCAAATCAATTGGATAAACTGCAACTAATTCAAGGTCGTATTCAATTACTAACCATTGGTTTCCTTCTCTTAACTTTTCACGGAGCAATTCTTTATCCAGAAGCATTGATTCGCTTAGTATCTGAAAAACCTGAGCACATAGAAGAAAGTGCACAAATTCTTCGAATTGTTAGTGGTTCCATTTTAATCTATGGATTCGGAAGCGTTTATTTTCAAACTATCAGTGGGATTGGACGAACACGCATCACTTTTTTAGTAGAATGTTTATCTACTGCTTTGTACATACTTTCAGCTTACCTTTTCATTAAAGTATGGAAATGGCAGTTACAATGGGTTTGGTTAGTCGAATATGTTTATTTCATCACCATGGGATTGAGCTCATTGATTTATTTGAAATTATCTAATTGGACAAAAGAAGAAAAAGCACAGCTTTTGAAAAAATAATCAAACGTTGCGCCTTCGCTGACCTTGCTCCACCGAAGCTATTACGCAAAGGTGAAGAGCTACTGCGTAAGCGTTAGTACAGATTAAAAAAGAGAAGATATGAGAAATAATTTACGTATTGTTTTTATGGGGACCCCCCATTTTTCAGTTGGAATTTTGGAAGCTATCCAACGTGCCGAACTGAATTTGGTAGGAATCGTGACAGTTGCAGATAAACCAGCAGGAAGAGGTCAACTCATGCACGAAAGTCCGGTA from Fluviicola taffensis DSM 16823 carries:
- a CDS encoding ABC transporter ATP-binding protein; protein product: MLSLDTLYFSYSKEHQVLKGISLELKPGEVFGIVGSSGGGKSTFLKIVAGLLDATKGSVSWNGTQVKGPSQKLVPGHEEIQLVNQNFSLDLFHTVKENVLLKILHLPEKARLQFCYELLDLVELTHIEDQQARFISGGEQQRLAIARALAMESEVLLLDEPFSHLDAHLRLKIGAYIKQLIEIRNTLCILVSHEGAEVMQWCSKIGFLDKGKLTRVDSPHEFYFNPTSFNEGAYFGELNEVKEGKTKILFRPCEYKAVEKGGIEVEFMDAVFFGAYWKSFFRTNNGETLVLYANKSLKKIKRIGLKKKSTKA
- a CDS encoding MATE family efflux transporter, with amino-acid sequence MLDIRYSSILKMALPMMLSGFIQSVISITDAAFLSRYSTLAYDASGSAGLWYITLYMVFMGLGDGAQIAMAQKVGEKNSKGFVAVFQSNFIILVIAAALLTLLVQLCMPTLMGYMVTNHELAHAEQSFLEIRSYSFWAATITISIQASYLAVGKTSLVLVASLIAAISNIILDYFLIFGIGPFPRLGLEGAAIASTTAEFLAMLFLLSTLIGGRLKNEYPIWKERLISKFQLKENLKIGVPLLFQGMVALSIWTIFFIWIEQMGGDNLTVSLNIRYVYFLAFIPIWGFAAATKTYIAQYFGANQLDKLQLIQGRIQLLTIGFLLLTFHGAILYPEALIRLVSEKPEHIEESAQILRIVSGSILIYGFGSVYFQTISGIGRTRITFLVECLSTALYILSAYLFIKVWKWQLQWVWLVEYVYFITMGLSSLIYLKLSNWTKEEKAQLLKK
- a CDS encoding class I SAM-dependent rRNA methyltransferase produces the protein MYASVQLLPHKTQSMERKHPWIFSGALKEMPKTVEDGEVVVVFDSRNNEIAKGHFQHGSIAVRILTFKNELIDQDFFNMRISNAVELRKKLHLFREDNSICRLVHGEGDEMPGLVIDYYGGVAVIQCHSLGMYLQIDLIKNALIHALGDDLIAVYNKSKETLPGRIPVEDGYLFGACDTPHIALENGVKYQLDWITGQKTGFFIDQRENRALLAKYAEGAKILNTFCYSGGFSLAALKEGAREVHSLDSSKKAIELTDANIELNNFKNHQSIVADAMNFIRETGEEYDIVILDPPAFAKHRDKRHQAVQGYKRLNAMAIQHIRPGGLLMTYSCSQVVDKQLFTNTIIAAAIESGRTVKILEQLHQPADHPINAFHPEGEYLKGLLLQII
- a CDS encoding XRE family transcriptional regulator, yielding MKLGNNLKLVRKSKKKSQEEVAADLGLTRSSYSGYENQIAEPGIDTLIALSSYYGVPIDALLTKDFSTFTDSDWTTISSGLYADINGNNLRVLTSLVDADDNEMIELIPQQARAGYTTGYADPDYLKVLPTFSLPFLSKNRKYRSFPIVGDSMPPVDEGSFVVAEYIQNWGSVRNGTPCIVVTKDDGIVFKIVNNFIETQQSFELCSTNPLYLPYYVNVNEIVEMWKFVNYISPSLPEMRIDDSQLTRSIQDLQREIIDLKRTVTGGARNTSH
- a CDS encoding WbqC family protein; this encodes MSFPVFPIAYFGSVRYFQDLAQEKQVCLEISDHLPKQTFRNRMIILGSQGPQVLTMPLEKPAGSKTLTKDVVISYQQNWPTIHWRSLKTSYAAAPFFEHYASDIEQLLFKKFKFLVDLNLEINAFIQDAFQFSVESTLTETYETSYSTDYRESNYETLAMIGTYNQVLFTQKQFVPEVSILDLLFCEGPIGRKLIL
- a CDS encoding YihY/virulence factor BrkB family protein — encoded protein: MDSKRKVPKLSWKEVLQLFKTTFVEFFGEKSFFHGAALAYYAVFAIIPIIYLAVISFGSIMGQEAILKLIKTLLEEQVGMKDSSGILDFLSEVHFEKSSVILNIVGIIALMFSSSALISSLRMSINEFYDIHVKIDDRKTQILYTILIKLGSVFMLAVFGISIVLLYTGETIFMSISGELYESLHLQQKWIMNLIEHLVAIGINTILFSIVYKYLHDGKVLWKLALSGGLLTSCLLYVGQIGLKFYLTKYFFGSQMGIAGTLLIFLAWMYYSSQIIFLGAKFVKVYSEVIGRPITFEVHRFLQKMHQKKKE
- a CDS encoding branched-chain amino acid aminotransferase, with protein sequence MILQDTIKVTRTQESKLSAVDWDNLPFGKVFSDHMLIMDYKDGAWQDPEIMPFGPLSMHPATSVIHYGQSIFEGLKAYRMDGGEIAIFRPDMNAKRFEESCARMCMPVIPEKVFVELTRKFVEIESDWIPTKEGFSLYLRPFLFGTDEYIGIKPSDTYRFVIFACPVGAYYNEPVNVKIEEFYTRASVGGVGRAKTAGNYAAALYPARLGQQKGYHQLVWTDGKTHEYIEESGTMNVMFVIDGVLITPSEETDTILRGITKRSVVEVAKMWGMPVEERQVSVAEVVQAHREGRLTEAFGAGTAATIAHIAKIGYREEDLILPAIETRTFSLKVHAYLDDIKSGKVEDTFGWLSKI
- a CDS encoding RecQ family ATP-dependent DNA helicase gives rise to the protein MSKKSQEILSKYWGYSEFRPMQEEIIEASIYGKDVIALLPTGGGKSICFQVPGIAREGITIVVSPLIALMEDQVNQLQKRGIRAKALTSGLSFREIDILLDNAKFGGIDFLYISPERIQTRLFQERVKQMEIALFVVDEAHCISEWGHDFRPAYMEISKLREYHPEVPIIAVTATATPKVKEDIASHLKLKNPEIFEASFERTNVSYEVYPVSNKLDAIAKWILKNPNDVGIIYCQTRKSVKDVMIYLQALKIKANMYHGGMNGKERSLALTNWLSEHTPIMVATNAFGMGIDKPNVRFVSHYEIPNNPESYFQEAGRAGRDGNESRTFAFVEPVDLNEIAVRVMAQFPSPDKIRLIYRALCNYLKVAIGSGEHESYILLFKDFVKKFNLNMAEVYPAFRLLEMNGSILFSEQGLKGSRIKISIDNTHLYGFQLKNPVLDPLITWISRNHSEVFDSFCEIDEEEACKRLKISNQELERQLKYLEEHGIIDITWRTDLPMITFLHERLPDDYIELKPEVYHFRKERALERMNVMKAYIEGRHCRPQFIIAYFGQTSIPCGKCDYCLEQRLLEKHPRLELELIELLEQKPMTLAEIVSQFDASFATKIKSILKELINQERVTFSEMYFSLPQ